TAAGGGAGCTGTCGACCATTATGTTTTTTCTGTTTTGCCAGGCCACATACTCTTTGAAATGTTTGGCATACCAGAAGCCAAAGCCAAAGAGGCTCTAATCATGGCTGGTCACAAATTGCCAGTCAAAACCAAATTTGTTAAAAAATAAACGCATGACCATACAAGAATTAAAAACCAAATCAGATGCTGAATTGAAAAAATTGCTCGGCGAAAAGAAAGAAAGCTTAAGAGTGATGCGTTTTAAGGTTGCCCAAAGACAGCTCAAAAAAGTCCATGAAGTCAAAACTGCCAAACA
This Candidatus Kuenenbacteria bacterium DNA region includes the following protein-coding sequences:
- the rpmC gene encoding 50S ribosomal protein L29, with the translated sequence MTIQELKTKSDAELKKLLGEKKESLRVMRFKVAQRQLKKVHEVKTAKQEIARIMTFINKQKEQK